The DNA segment GAATACGGCTCCTGTTTCCAACATAAAATCCACAAAATCATCTTGTTTTTCCGGAGCCACAGATACCACAATTCGGCTTTGTGCCTCTCCAAATAAAAAGGCATCCTTTCTAACCTCGGCATCTGTTGTTATATCAAAGCCAAAGCCCAATGGAATACCCGATTCTAACAAATTAAAGAACAACCCCCCGGAGGATACATCATGCACAGAACGCACCAAGTCTTTACGAATCACTTGCTTCACCAACTCCTGCACCTCTAACTCTTCGTCTATATCAAAATATGGTGCAGCGTGACTTTTTTTCTGATGATAAAAGTTCAGATATTCTGACGCATTAATATCATCTCTGGATTGACCTATTAAAAAGATCATATCCCCTTTACTCTTATAGGACAATACTGTATGGTGATCAATAGAATCCACAGTACCAACCATCCCCACAACCGGACACGGGGTAATAGGTGTTAAACGACCTTCCACCGAGCGTTGGTTATAAAAACTCACATTTCCACTAACAACTGGCGTATTAAATCTCTTACAAGCCTCCGACAATCCCTCAACCGATCTAGTAAACTGCCAGAACACTTCAGGATCATAGGGATTACCATAATTCAAACAGTCGGTTACTGCCAGTGGCACCCCACCCCCACAAATGATATTACGGGCCGCTTCGGCCACCGCAATCTGAGCACCCACATAGGGATCAGCCTCCACATAATTCGAATTACAGTCAACCGTTAAAGCTAATTTTTTATTGGTTTCTTCAATACTAACAAAAGAAGCATCCGATGGAAACTGATTACTCACAGAGTCTTGTTGTGCCGACTGATCAAAGATTTGAGTAAGATATTCTTTGGAGACCAGGTTTAAGTTAGTCATCATTTTATGAACCACCTTTTGGTAATGATCCGGTTCCGGGATATCCTCTATCTTTAATTCTTTTATTTTATTTTTTTCAGGCTCCAATACTTCCCGCTCATAAATAGGCGCTTTACCCCCCAATCCCACATAGGAAACAGGAATCTGTGCAATGGTATTAGTTCCTTCTTTACATTGTAAAAACTCTCCCTTGACCACGACACCTATCTGAGCAAATGACAATTGCATAGGCTGCAATAATTCAGAAACCCTAGTGATATTTTCAGGGTCAATACAAAGCAACATCCTTCCCCATGATTCAGAAAGCAACACTTCACGCATGGTCATACCTTCATCACGGGTAGGCACTTTATCTCCCTTCAACTCCATGCCTGCATTCCCTCTGGCTGCCATTTCAGTAGCAGCGCCCACAATACCCCCTGCTCCAACGGTTTGAATACCCACGACCAGTTTCTCTCTATTCAAAATTTTCACGGCCTCCAACAGACTACGTTCCACTGTTGAATCCATCATCTGCTCCATGGTAAAA comes from the Saccharicrinis fermentans DSM 9555 = JCM 21142 genome and includes:
- the purL gene encoding phosphoribosylformylglycinamidine synthase subunit PurL is translated as MMNTHNPNIKSSENLSLTQSELELISEILQREPNELELDIFSRLWTEHASYKNSLKWLGKLPKSGENVIVEAGDESAGAIDIGDGYVCVFKMESHNHPCSIQPRLGALTGLRIVNRDVFSMGAKPVAFLDSLRFGDAERDTARWLFSEVVNGIKDFEENMKVPVIGGEVCFDAGFNSNPIVNNMTVGVAKKEDLISGVATNEGQIILLLGSLTGKEGVDNDAFSADFISDKLSSNFTMEQMMDSTVERSLLEAVKILNREKLVVGIQTVGAGGIVGAATEMAARGNAGMELKGDKVPTRDEGMTMREVLLSESWGRMLLCIDPENITRVSELLQPMQLSFAQIGVVVKGEFLQCKEGTNTIAQIPVSYVGLGGKAPIYEREVLEPEKNKIKELKIEDIPEPDHYQKVVHKMMTNLNLVSKEYLTQIFDQSAQQDSVSNQFPSDASFVSIEETNKKLALTVDCNSNYVEADPYVGAQIAVAEAARNIICGGGVPLAVTDCLNYGNPYDPEVFWQFTRSVEGLSEACKRFNTPVVSGNVSFYNQRSVEGRLTPITPCPVVGMVGTVDSIDHHTVLSYKSKGDMIFLIGQSRDDINASEYLNFYHQKKSHAAPYFDIDEELEVQELVKQVIRKDLVRSVHDVSSGGLFFNLLESGIPLGFGFDITTDAEVRKDAFLFGEAQSRIVVSVAPEKQDDFVDFMLETGAVFSVLGHVTKGEIRIDDETFGYVEDYKKKFAGYLKSWMDGEN